The Akkermansia sp. N21116 genome includes a region encoding these proteins:
- a CDS encoding penicillin-binding protein 2, which produces MKLVDIQIVHASDNGPYYGRRLAEIEEFPARRGLIMDSQEEVLTTNVQTSELVADVYHLNDPRLITWGLAYSKAVHSDKWATLDEAGREKLVSKYRSRLLAQAATKKDGDPEYKLAQLLLSDDSKANSIVKAEDVKTTIHERLEKLYDCDIAESYIREHMSYAAAVIAPFLEGVTYEELFAKLRQDNVGKQQMRLVIAQNLPEEKAELIKQALQDARVQGFKCETIWKRVYVAPTCLTHILGYVGQLTEGSPLLNGVAGLEKTMDPYLVGQKGFRESRRNNRGQIIPSKDDRFKPPVDGLNIKLTINMELQTIVEEELDKGLAYYHAPRGTIIVVEPHTGNILAMASRPQFNLNTKENMQEGALNFAVQGLYEPGSTFKLVSVTSAVDTGKLTFNSMIDCSTAPVPGSKPVSDAPRHYGMLSVADVLKKSSNPGAFRIGCRAGGWNVYKKYLEAFGFRKKTGIELPSEAQSQCQDGNNFSNFSRITYGYSVMVTPLQVAMAYAAVANGGVLMKPRLVDVIYDSDGTIVERRQPEEVRRVMKESTSRAMRDALARVAGEGGTAHRGNVPGYQIGGKTGTAHKVKEHGGYYDNRYTVSFVGLLPAADPAFVCLVVVDDPHPTDCHPGGGTVCAPIFKNVAGRLAAALNVPQTTPIQGTGRMARTDAPPATPAVTPPPVKKRQLKKTVASSSRKKVKKTLSPSPRTKKRSA; this is translated from the coding sequence ATGAAGTTGGTGGATATTCAGATTGTCCATGCCTCGGATAATGGTCCGTATTATGGCCGCAGACTTGCTGAAATAGAAGAATTTCCTGCGAGGAGGGGATTGATCATGGATTCCCAGGAGGAAGTTCTGACGACCAACGTCCAGACATCGGAGTTGGTTGCCGATGTTTATCATTTGAACGACCCCAGGCTCATCACATGGGGGCTGGCCTACTCCAAGGCGGTCCATTCGGACAAGTGGGCGACGCTGGATGAAGCCGGTCGCGAGAAACTGGTCTCCAAATACCGTTCCCGCCTGCTTGCCCAGGCTGCTACGAAAAAAGACGGAGATCCGGAATATAAGCTTGCCCAATTACTTCTTTCCGACGACTCCAAGGCCAATTCCATCGTAAAAGCGGAGGATGTCAAAACGACGATTCATGAACGGCTTGAGAAATTGTATGACTGCGATATTGCCGAGTCCTATATCCGGGAGCATATGAGTTATGCCGCTGCCGTGATTGCGCCCTTTCTGGAGGGTGTTACATATGAGGAACTATTTGCCAAGTTGAGGCAGGACAATGTCGGAAAACAGCAGATGCGTCTGGTTATTGCTCAGAATCTGCCGGAAGAAAAAGCCGAGTTGATCAAGCAAGCCCTTCAGGATGCACGCGTGCAGGGCTTCAAATGCGAGACGATCTGGAAGCGCGTTTACGTGGCTCCGACGTGTTTGACGCATATTCTCGGTTATGTTGGTCAATTGACGGAAGGTTCTCCCTTGCTGAACGGTGTTGCCGGACTGGAAAAGACGATGGATCCCTACCTGGTGGGACAGAAGGGGTTTCGCGAATCCCGCCGTAACAACCGCGGACAGATTATCCCCTCCAAGGACGACAGGTTCAAACCTCCGGTCGATGGGCTGAACATCAAGCTGACCATCAATATGGAACTTCAGACGATCGTTGAGGAGGAATTGGATAAGGGACTTGCTTATTACCATGCTCCCCGGGGTACGATCATCGTTGTAGAACCGCACACGGGAAATATTCTCGCCATGGCCAGCCGTCCCCAGTTCAACCTCAATACCAAGGAGAACATGCAGGAAGGGGCGCTCAATTTTGCTGTCCAGGGACTGTATGAACCGGGTTCGACTTTCAAGCTCGTTTCAGTTACTTCTGCAGTGGATACGGGTAAGTTGACGTTTAATTCGATGATTGATTGTTCGACTGCGCCCGTACCGGGATCGAAACCCGTATCGGATGCTCCCCGGCATTATGGCATGTTGTCTGTGGCGGACGTTTTGAAGAAATCCAGTAACCCCGGTGCTTTCCGCATCGGGTGCCGGGCAGGTGGCTGGAATGTGTATAAGAAGTATCTGGAAGCATTCGGGTTCCGCAAGAAAACGGGAATCGAATTGCCTTCGGAAGCACAGAGCCAGTGTCAGGATGGAAATAACTTCTCCAACTTCTCCCGAATTACCTACGGTTATTCCGTCATGGTGACTCCGCTTCAGGTTGCTATGGCTTATGCGGCCGTGGCTAACGGTGGCGTTTTAATGAAACCGCGGCTTGTGGATGTCATTTACGATAGCGACGGTACTATTGTCGAACGCCGCCAGCCGGAGGAAGTAAGGCGGGTGATGAAGGAATCGACTTCTCGCGCCATGAGAGATGCCCTTGCCCGCGTTGCAGGGGAGGGGGGAACCGCCCATCGCGGAAACGTACCCGGATACCAGATCGGCGGAAAGACGGGGACTGCCCACAAGGTTAAGGAACATGGGGGGTATTATGACAACCGCTATACGGTTTCTTTTGTAGGATTGCTGCCTGCCGCTGATCCGGCATTCGTCTGTCTTGTCGTTGTAGATGATCCGCATCCGACGGATTGCCATCCGGGCGGCGGTACTGTTTGTGCTCCGATTTTCAAAAATGTTGCAGGAAGATTGGCTGCGGCATTGAATGTTCCTCAAACCACCCCTATACAAGGCACGGGCCGAATGGCCCGGACGGATGCTCCTCCGGCAACGCCGGCGGTTACGCCTCCTCCTGTGAAGAAACGGCAGTTGAAAAAAACGGTAGCTTCTTCCAGCAGAAAAAAAGTTAAAAAAACCTTATCGCCCTCACCCCGTACCAAGAAACGTAGCGCATGA
- the rsmH gene encoding 16S rRNA (cytosine(1402)-N(4))-methyltransferase RsmH, protein MKTPEYKTMSLQDAELFQRPGWIVGADGICIVTGNELETPGYLVTFWTDGALSPEDVSAWNAAKAANAEEMSRAGQKGAYGKLAELGERLNGTFETIVERVLAEGRHGVESPSERLALLEALEAGEGYQLIAAGMFGNHAHVLMGLTGECGIDACVRMWRLAAPSMGENFYGRSVRPEEQKRFIDSLVSEAGEVIAPAVQDGHEFSSKELAFSHVTVLLEETVNLVDPEEGKLIVDATLGGGGHTELMLERGATVWGIDQDPDARRAATLRLARFGGRFKTLAGNFRDMEALLTEQGVDKVDGIIADLGISSHQVDTAERGFSFREDGPLDMRMGPELRKSAADIVNSAPEEEIAGILWEYGEERASRAIARAIVKARSAAPITTTLQLAGIVSSVLPRKGKQHPATRTFQALRIAVNDELGALDDLLDASVKLLRKGGKMAVITFHSLEDRRVKQFFDLHSRREIDRKEWPEPRPNPDYCFQLLTRRPIVADERELSLNPRSRSAKLRGVEKTTD, encoded by the coding sequence ATGAAGACCCCCGAATACAAAACGATGTCCCTCCAGGACGCGGAATTATTTCAGCGTCCCGGGTGGATCGTGGGGGCGGATGGCATTTGTATCGTGACGGGAAACGAGCTGGAAACTCCGGGATATCTGGTGACGTTCTGGACGGATGGTGCTCTTTCTCCTGAAGATGTCTCGGCTTGGAATGCCGCCAAGGCTGCCAATGCTGAAGAAATGAGTCGGGCTGGACAGAAAGGAGCCTACGGGAAACTTGCCGAATTGGGGGAACGCTTGAACGGAACGTTTGAGACGATTGTGGAACGCGTACTGGCGGAAGGCCGTCATGGAGTGGAGTCCCCCTCTGAACGCCTGGCTCTTCTGGAGGCTCTGGAAGCCGGAGAAGGCTATCAGTTGATTGCCGCAGGCATGTTCGGGAACCATGCTCATGTGTTGATGGGATTGACCGGGGAATGCGGCATCGACGCATGCGTGCGCATGTGGAGGCTGGCTGCTCCCTCTATGGGTGAGAACTTCTATGGACGTTCCGTTCGTCCGGAAGAACAGAAGCGGTTTATAGACTCATTGGTTTCCGAAGCCGGAGAAGTGATCGCTCCTGCTGTGCAGGATGGGCATGAATTCTCCAGTAAAGAACTTGCTTTCAGTCATGTAACCGTACTTTTGGAGGAGACTGTCAATCTTGTTGATCCGGAGGAAGGAAAGTTGATTGTTGATGCGACTCTTGGCGGTGGAGGCCATACGGAGTTGATGCTGGAACGAGGCGCTACCGTCTGGGGCATTGATCAGGATCCGGATGCCCGACGCGCGGCAACTCTGCGCCTGGCGCGCTTCGGCGGCAGATTCAAGACTTTGGCCGGCAATTTCCGGGATATGGAAGCTTTGCTGACCGAACAGGGAGTGGACAAGGTAGACGGTATTATTGCCGACCTCGGTATATCCTCTCATCAAGTGGACACGGCTGAACGCGGCTTTTCTTTCCGGGAAGATGGGCCGCTTGATATGCGTATGGGGCCGGAGTTGAGAAAATCCGCTGCGGATATCGTCAACTCCGCTCCTGAAGAAGAAATCGCCGGAATCCTGTGGGAATACGGCGAGGAACGCGCTTCCCGCGCGATCGCACGGGCCATTGTCAAAGCCCGTTCCGCAGCTCCGATCACGACGACGCTCCAGCTTGCCGGTATTGTTTCTTCCGTATTGCCTCGCAAGGGCAAGCAGCATCCTGCCACACGCACATTCCAGGCATTACGCATTGCAGTCAACGACGAGTTAGGCGCCCTGGACGATTTACTGGATGCTTCCGTCAAACTTCTCCGGAAAGGGGGGAAGATGGCTGTCATCACCTTCCACAGTCTGGAAGACCGCCGTGTCAAGCAGTTCTTCGATCTGCACAGCCGCCGTGAAATCGACCGCAAGGAATGGCCGGAACCAAGGCCCAATCCCGATTACTGTTTTCAATTGTTGACCCGTCGCCCGATTGTGGCGGATGAACGGGAATTATCTCTTAACCCCCGATCCCGCAGCGCCAAGTTGCGCGGTGTAGAAAAAACAACCGACTAA
- a CDS encoding division/cell wall cluster transcriptional repressor MraZ, with the protein MLKGISSELRSKFIHKLDPKNRVAIPSEWEPGEGCPLLLLEAKKEGLKMIKALTHAKFDEYVAMVRSSDKTPAIKEMVIGRLYAECVETVISAQGKMLIPKKMCEQANLSGEVRLVGRGSYFEIWRPDIYDEFECLEKARLEEFSAEFGIFQ; encoded by the coding sequence ATGCTTAAAGGTATTTCCAGTGAACTGCGTAGCAAGTTTATCCACAAACTCGACCCCAAGAATCGCGTTGCGATTCCCTCTGAATGGGAGCCGGGCGAGGGGTGCCCCTTGCTGTTGCTGGAAGCCAAGAAGGAAGGACTGAAGATGATCAAGGCCCTGACTCACGCGAAGTTCGACGAGTATGTGGCGATGGTACGTAGTTCGGACAAGACTCCCGCAATCAAAGAAATGGTGATCGGGCGCCTGTATGCCGAATGTGTTGAGACGGTGATTAGTGCCCAGGGCAAAATGCTGATTCCTAAAAAAATGTGCGAACAGGCGAATTTGTCCGGAGAAGTCAGACTTGTCGGTCGCGGATCCTACTTCGAAATCTGGAGACCGGATATTTACGACGAATTTGAATGCCTCGAAAAAGCCAGGCTGGAAGAGTTCAGTGCAGAATTTGGAATTTTCCAATGA
- a CDS encoding MBL fold metallo-hydrolase: MLDFCVLGSGSSGNASVIRTQNTMILIDAGFSALRLKKKLEELRIGLESISAILLTHEHTDHSQALGQITKKYKIPVMGTRHTCMYLKEKAPNASWINFEKGSSFQIGDITVMPFATSHDAVDPVGFRMATTDGTLGFLSDTGCCNTAIARSLEHVDALYIESNYDPHLLETTPKRPWPLKQRIASRHGHLSNQQAAEFVEQIAHGGLRHIILGHLSGESNTEEIAMETMARTITRTGFSDTTLSCSRQHEILPWISVG; this comes from the coding sequence ATGTTGGATTTCTGTGTATTGGGCAGCGGTAGTTCCGGGAACGCCTCCGTCATTCGTACCCAAAACACAATGATACTGATTGATGCCGGTTTCAGCGCCCTTCGTCTGAAAAAAAAGTTGGAAGAATTACGTATCGGCCTAGAGAGTATCAGTGCCATCCTTCTGACTCACGAACACACCGATCACAGCCAAGCCCTCGGACAGATTACTAAAAAGTATAAAATTCCCGTCATGGGAACGCGGCACACATGCATGTACTTGAAGGAAAAAGCCCCGAACGCTTCGTGGATCAATTTTGAAAAGGGCTCCAGCTTCCAGATCGGCGACATCACCGTCATGCCATTCGCCACATCACACGATGCCGTAGATCCGGTCGGGTTCAGAATGGCAACCACGGACGGTACACTCGGATTCCTCTCCGACACAGGCTGCTGCAATACAGCCATTGCCCGTAGCCTGGAACATGTCGATGCCCTCTACATCGAATCCAACTACGATCCCCATCTTCTTGAAACTACACCCAAGCGTCCCTGGCCTCTCAAACAGCGCATTGCATCACGCCACGGCCACCTCTCCAATCAGCAAGCCGCCGAGTTCGTTGAACAAATTGCTCATGGCGGACTTCGCCACATCATCCTGGGACATTTGAGCGGCGAAAGCAACACGGAGGAAATCGCCATGGAAACCATGGCGCGAACCATAACCAGGACAGGATTCTCCGATACTACCCTCAGTTGTTCCCGCCAACACGAAATCCTTCCCTGGATTTCCGTCGGGTAA
- a CDS encoding trimeric intracellular cation channel family protein — MFLSSCEIISTIVAAIAGSIASSRVKMDLFGVIVTGTIAALGGGTIRDILLGLPVYWTVPTGENFLLISGVTCFITFFTAQKYPPPLGTIRIADAIVLALFGVIGTEKSILNGFGPAVSIVMGICTGIAGGLLRDALTGNVPYVFRPGELYATAAFLGSATYVLLDMFNVDNSVCFITGFWITLLVRLASIHWNWNLPSHQPMFRTVTRKSPPLPPQSE; from the coding sequence ATGTTCCTGAGCTCTTGCGAAATCATCAGCACGATTGTTGCAGCCATCGCCGGCTCCATTGCATCGTCGCGCGTCAAAATGGATCTGTTCGGCGTCATTGTCACAGGAACCATAGCCGCTCTGGGAGGAGGTACCATCCGTGACATTTTGCTCGGATTGCCCGTTTACTGGACTGTGCCCACGGGTGAAAATTTCCTGCTTATTTCCGGCGTCACATGTTTCATCACCTTCTTCACCGCCCAGAAATATCCTCCTCCCCTGGGCACCATCCGCATTGCAGACGCCATCGTCCTGGCCCTCTTCGGCGTTATCGGGACGGAAAAATCCATTCTGAACGGTTTCGGTCCGGCTGTTTCCATCGTCATGGGTATCTGTACGGGGATAGCCGGGGGGCTTCTGCGAGATGCCCTCACGGGCAATGTGCCGTACGTCTTCCGTCCCGGCGAACTGTACGCCACGGCCGCCTTCCTGGGATCGGCCACCTATGTATTGCTGGACATGTTCAACGTCGATAATTCCGTCTGTTTCATCACCGGTTTCTGGATCACCCTGCTCGTACGCCTTGCCTCCATCCATTGGAATTGGAACCTGCCATCCCATCAGCCGATGTTCCGGACAGTCACCAGGAAAAGCCCCCCTCTCCCGCCCCAGTCCGAGTGA
- a CDS encoding glycoside hydrolase domain-containing protein: MNPKSFLITYAAVSLSLLSAAAYSPNRHPVPEPTLPQTNNSLSTNLFQHAKVTASGVYKDFLPELAVDGNASDSGKYWGCENLPVWLQVDMGKPQSLSSIRFWPYWADGRIYQFKIEGSKDGKVWKTLVDQSANSISGTADGSTYTFPATTVRYVRTTITNNSAGKQSGGHIVEIQGFAESDHAGLQAIPISADERQPGDRPIDPSRIQPGIIDTAWRGERVNGQIAISGDGGLQQVRLSTQPLIGPDGTQIPVSASFVRFTGADKDAIADIIDPDWDRIDIPAGQIRSVWVQADIPVQTVPGAYKGVVSVHSQGQKSIDIPIKINVMKAALPPAKDWTMHLDLWQHPEAVARWHDVKPWSKEHFDLMRPLMKRLADAGQKTITCSLIHEAWNEQTYDWWPSMIEWIKNTDGTMSYDYTNFDKWVDFMSNDIGMKDAFINCYTMVPWSMKLRYLDKASGEYKEQPLNPDNAEYEAIWGPFLTDFVKHLKQKGWLERTCIGLDERPDKMVAAAQKLLDQYTPGMRMVSAFNHPTSMTDRVYDLSISITHADTVGKVLEARKKKGQKTTFYICCSPAKPNTFTKSSLAESEWLGIFAAANNLDGILRWAYNSWGRNPLETTDFGNWKPGDCYLVYPGNRSSLRFEKLRDGLEDFEKITILRKQAASPKASAEFKKAVSDMNVLLKELFTVKRSSGNQHKDDIIRARAAINKASALS; the protein is encoded by the coding sequence ATGAATCCCAAGAGTTTTCTGATCACGTATGCCGCAGTTTCCCTGTCGCTTCTAAGTGCGGCCGCCTACTCTCCCAATCGCCATCCTGTCCCGGAACCTACACTGCCCCAGACAAATAATTCCCTCTCGACCAACCTTTTCCAGCATGCCAAAGTTACGGCGAGCGGAGTTTACAAAGATTTTCTTCCGGAACTGGCCGTCGACGGCAATGCATCCGACAGCGGCAAATACTGGGGTTGCGAAAACCTTCCTGTCTGGCTTCAGGTCGATATGGGGAAACCCCAATCTCTTTCCTCCATCCGATTCTGGCCTTATTGGGCCGACGGACGCATCTACCAATTTAAAATCGAAGGTTCCAAAGACGGTAAAGTTTGGAAAACACTCGTCGACCAAAGCGCCAATTCCATTTCCGGTACGGCGGACGGCAGTACCTACACTTTCCCTGCCACTACTGTCCGGTACGTCCGCACGACAATCACCAACAACTCCGCCGGCAAACAATCCGGCGGACATATCGTCGAAATTCAAGGCTTTGCCGAATCCGATCACGCCGGACTGCAGGCTATTCCCATCTCAGCCGACGAACGCCAACCGGGAGATCGTCCAATCGACCCTTCCCGTATCCAGCCGGGTATCATCGACACGGCCTGGAGGGGAGAACGAGTCAATGGACAAATTGCCATCTCCGGAGACGGAGGGTTACAACAAGTTCGCCTCTCGACACAGCCTCTTATCGGACCGGATGGAACTCAAATTCCTGTTTCCGCCTCATTCGTGCGCTTCACCGGAGCCGACAAAGATGCTATCGCCGACATTATTGATCCGGATTGGGACAGAATCGACATCCCGGCCGGGCAAATCCGCTCTGTATGGGTCCAGGCCGATATCCCGGTTCAAACAGTTCCCGGTGCATATAAAGGCGTCGTTTCCGTCCATTCCCAAGGGCAGAAATCCATTGACATCCCCATCAAGATCAATGTCATGAAGGCGGCACTTCCGCCAGCCAAAGACTGGACTATGCACCTTGATCTCTGGCAGCACCCGGAAGCAGTCGCCCGCTGGCATGACGTCAAACCATGGTCCAAGGAACATTTCGATCTGATGCGACCTCTCATGAAGCGCCTGGCGGATGCCGGACAAAAGACCATCACCTGTTCCCTGATCCATGAAGCATGGAACGAGCAAACCTACGACTGGTGGCCCTCCATGATCGAATGGATCAAAAATACAGACGGCACCATGAGCTACGACTACACCAATTTCGACAAGTGGGTCGACTTCATGAGCAACGACATCGGCATGAAAGACGCCTTCATCAACTGCTACACCATGGTTCCCTGGTCGATGAAGCTCCGCTACCTCGACAAGGCCAGCGGTGAATACAAGGAACAACCACTCAACCCCGACAATGCCGAATACGAAGCCATTTGGGGACCATTTCTCACCGATTTCGTCAAACACCTCAAACAGAAAGGCTGGCTGGAACGTACCTGCATCGGCCTTGATGAACGCCCCGACAAAATGGTCGCCGCAGCTCAGAAACTGCTTGATCAATACACCCCGGGCATGCGTATGGTTTCCGCCTTCAACCACCCTACCTCCATGACGGATAGGGTTTATGATCTCTCCATCAGTATCACCCATGCGGATACCGTCGGCAAAGTACTTGAAGCCCGGAAGAAGAAAGGCCAAAAGACGACTTTTTATATCTGCTGCTCGCCAGCCAAGCCCAATACTTTCACTAAATCCTCACTAGCCGAATCGGAATGGCTCGGTATCTTCGCCGCCGCCAACAATCTGGACGGCATCCTGAGATGGGCTTATAATTCCTGGGGCAGAAACCCCTTGGAAACCACCGATTTCGGCAATTGGAAGCCAGGCGACTGTTACCTCGTCTATCCAGGAAACCGCAGTTCTCTGCGTTTTGAAAAACTCCGTGACGGTCTCGAAGATTTCGAGAAAATCACAATCCTCAGAAAGCAGGCAGCATCTCCCAAGGCCAGCGCCGAATTCAAAAAGGCTGTTTCAGACATGAACGTTCTTCTCAAGGAACTCTTCACCGTCAAACGCAGCTCCGGCAACCAGCACAAGGACGATATCATCCGTGCCCGCGCCGCCATTAACAAAGCATCCGCCTTAAGCTAA
- a CDS encoding beta-galactosidase, which yields MYRFHQYAGKLALTVGMGAVFAASSWAGPEAPNNVERPAPTKGAPVQFGFGGADNSEFMLNGKPFQIRGGEMHPQRIPKEYWRHRVQMAKAMGLNTIAFYVFWNDLEKPDGTFDFKTGNRDIGEFLKICQEEGMWVLFRPGPYVCGEWDLGGLPAYLLKDPNAKIRTTEDAHFMKAQERYLNAIAKVAEPYLAKNGGPILMTQLENEYGSYQRKDRKYMEWLKDFWTKKGFAPFYTSDGAGEGFLRGVVLPGVAVGLDPGLNDAAWNVANKCNPGVPVFSSETYPGWLRHWGEGNWSPTPGIVDNVQWFMDKGRSFSLFVVHGGTNFGLTAGANTGGPGQYEPDLTSYDYGSPIDEHGRPNEFYTKIRDIIISKVPKEAGIPEVPAEIPSMEIPEFKPVFHAGLWDNQPRAFAKKYDTPPYFEMWGQNQGMAIYKTTIPAGPAETLTLDHANDYAMVYLDGKPVGTLDRREGKKSLEIPARKKTATLEILVEAMGHVNFTIGMEKDRKGLHGDVKLGDKKLTGWIVKPMPLAPETIVNAPATKKGTGARKGAHFRAVINLEKPQDTFLDMSKYTKGYLWVNGHNMGRYWNIGPQLRLYVPATVLRSGKNQIDILDLVETEPQPVRGMTERNKEPGKVETKNLNNEW from the coding sequence ATGTATCGGTTTCATCAATATGCGGGGAAACTCGCACTGACCGTAGGAATGGGAGCTGTCTTTGCAGCATCTTCGTGGGCTGGTCCAGAGGCTCCCAACAATGTCGAGCGCCCGGCGCCCACGAAAGGTGCTCCCGTTCAGTTTGGATTCGGAGGGGCTGACAATAGTGAATTCATGTTGAACGGCAAACCGTTCCAGATTCGTGGCGGCGAAATGCACCCCCAGCGTATCCCCAAGGAGTACTGGCGTCACAGAGTTCAGATGGCCAAGGCTATGGGGCTCAACACGATTGCTTTTTACGTGTTCTGGAATGATCTGGAAAAGCCCGATGGTACGTTCGACTTCAAAACGGGAAACCGCGACATTGGCGAATTCCTCAAAATTTGTCAGGAAGAAGGTATGTGGGTTCTCTTCCGTCCGGGGCCGTACGTGTGTGGCGAATGGGATCTGGGCGGTTTGCCTGCCTATTTGCTGAAGGATCCGAATGCGAAGATCCGTACGACGGAGGACGCCCATTTCATGAAGGCCCAGGAGCGTTATCTGAATGCCATTGCCAAAGTGGCAGAACCGTATCTGGCCAAGAACGGCGGCCCCATTCTCATGACCCAGTTGGAAAACGAGTATGGCAGCTACCAGCGCAAGGATCGCAAGTACATGGAATGGCTTAAGGATTTCTGGACGAAGAAAGGCTTTGCCCCATTCTATACATCCGATGGCGCCGGCGAAGGCTTTTTGCGTGGAGTCGTCTTGCCCGGAGTGGCTGTCGGTCTGGATCCCGGACTTAACGATGCTGCCTGGAATGTAGCCAATAAGTGTAATCCCGGTGTTCCCGTCTTTTCATCGGAAACTTATCCCGGTTGGCTTCGCCACTGGGGAGAAGGCAATTGGTCTCCCACCCCCGGCATTGTGGACAATGTCCAATGGTTCATGGACAAGGGGCGTTCCTTTAGCCTGTTTGTCGTACATGGCGGAACCAATTTTGGGCTGACCGCAGGTGCAAATACCGGGGGGCCGGGACAATATGAACCCGATCTGACCAGTTACGACTACGGATCTCCCATTGATGAACACGGCAGACCCAACGAATTCTACACGAAGATCCGCGATATCATTATTTCCAAGGTGCCGAAGGAAGCCGGCATTCCCGAGGTTCCTGCTGAAATCCCGTCCATGGAAATTCCGGAATTCAAGCCCGTCTTCCATGCCGGACTCTGGGATAATCAACCCAGGGCATTTGCGAAAAAGTATGATACTCCTCCCTATTTTGAAATGTGGGGACAGAATCAAGGGATGGCTATCTACAAAACGACTATCCCGGCAGGCCCTGCCGAAACCCTGACGCTGGATCATGCCAACGATTACGCCATGGTGTACCTCGACGGCAAACCGGTGGGTACCCTCGACAGGCGCGAAGGTAAAAAATCTCTGGAAATCCCTGCACGTAAGAAGACGGCCACTCTGGAAATCCTTGTGGAAGCCATGGGGCACGTCAACTTTACCATTGGTATGGAAAAGGACCGCAAGGGGCTTCATGGCGATGTCAAGCTGGGCGATAAAAAGTTGACAGGCTGGATCGTCAAACCCATGCCTTTGGCTCCAGAAACCATCGTGAATGCTCCTGCTACCAAAAAGGGGACCGGAGCCCGCAAGGGAGCTCATTTCCGTGCTGTGATCAATCTTGAAAAACCGCAGGATACTTTCCTCGACATGTCGAAGTACACCAAAGGCTACCTCTGGGTCAATGGCCACAACATGGGGCGTTACTGGAACATCGGGCCTCAGCTTCGCTTGTATGTTCCGGCTACGGTTCTGCGTTCCGGCAAGAACCAGATCGACATCCTTGATCTTGTTGAAACCGAACCTCAGCCCGTACGCGGCATGACCGAACGCAATAAGGAGCCCGGCAAGGTCGAGACGAAAAACCTGAATAACGAATGGTAA